A region of Campylobacter concisus DNA encodes the following proteins:
- a CDS encoding porin encodes MKLTKVSLAALVALGAFSSVASATPLEEAIKNVDLSGFARYRYTNDSTKKTTAGTVKGNNAGHAFRMQTSFKAAIDDNFFGVLTLRYAATDDSGDKVATGTDKTNTTNSFGVYEMYLGYKVSNTTITAGKQLIKTFYDDGDIAATGLKVVSTDVSGLTLTAAAYDAIENNSDEVDGPFLKEVTNGTKFHDAPANLYYLGAVGSYDPVSFKAAIANLQEIATLYGAEAAFSFNVTDDINLNLKGQYVYSDSDHKKVADADFWAVQAGTKLFGAKFNAGYLEFDAKNKDNDARNSGKIAFTSIDANGQLINPAKILNSVMSGDGKQYYNNIKGDNDYWFVNAGYDIDKFGLGAGYTQGKGTSYALDKERAKRNEWYTQASYKYSKKLNFLTWYAAAKDKKDSESFKQNRIRFEAKYSF; translated from the coding sequence ATGAAACTTACAAAAGTTAGCTTAGCTGCTTTGGTTGCTTTAGGTGCATTTTCAAGCGTTGCAAGTGCAACTCCACTTGAAGAAGCTATAAAAAATGTAGATCTTTCAGGATTTGCAAGATATCGTTATACAAATGATAGCACTAAGAAAACTACAGCTGGTACTGTAAAGGGTAATAATGCAGGCCATGCTTTTAGAATGCAAACATCATTTAAAGCCGCTATTGATGATAATTTCTTTGGTGTATTGACACTAAGATATGCTGCTACTGATGATTCAGGCGATAAAGTAGCAACTGGTACAGATAAAACAAATACAACAAATTCTTTTGGTGTATATGAGATGTATCTAGGATACAAAGTATCTAACACTACTATTACAGCTGGTAAACAACTTATCAAAACTTTCTATGATGATGGTGATATAGCAGCTACTGGTCTAAAAGTGGTAAGTACAGATGTATCTGGTCTTACTTTAACAGCTGCTGCTTATGATGCCATAGAAAACAATAGTGATGAAGTAGATGGACCTTTCCTAAAAGAAGTAACGAATGGTACAAAATTCCATGACGCTCCTGCTAATCTTTATTATTTAGGTGCAGTTGGTAGCTATGATCCAGTATCATTTAAGGCAGCTATTGCAAATCTACAAGAAATAGCTACACTTTATGGTGCTGAGGCAGCATTTAGTTTTAATGTAACCGACGATATAAACCTAAATCTAAAAGGTCAATATGTTTATAGCGATTCAGATCACAAAAAAGTAGCTGATGCTGATTTTTGGGCTGTTCAAGCCGGAACAAAACTATTTGGTGCTAAATTTAATGCTGGCTACTTAGAATTTGACGCTAAAAATAAAGATAATGATGCTAGAAATAGTGGTAAAATCGCATTTACTTCAATCGATGCAAATGGTCAGCTAATCAACCCAGCTAAAATACTAAATAGTGTAATGAGTGGTGATGGTAAACAATACTACAATAATATCAAAGGCGACAACGATTACTGGTTTGTTAATGCTGGATATGATATAGATAAATTTGGTCTTGGTGCTGGCTATACTCAAGGTAAAGGCACAAGCTATGCTCTTGATAAAGAGAGAGCAAAAAGAAATGAGTGGTATACACAAGCTAGCTACAAATATAGCAAAAAACTTAATTTCCTAACTTGGTATGCAGCTGCTAAAGATAAAAAAGATAGCGAAAGCTTTAAACAAAATCGTATAAGATTTGAAGCAAAATATAGCTTCTAA
- a CDS encoding PaaI family thioesterase translates to MAEENIYDVKDESQIILPEDENPLRNEIKTAPLTKLNFSGTAFLLEKNHAKTRFFTTDDMVCDTEGLIHSGFIFMGANHAALLAINEEFCVSIGARINFFGPLKLGDVVEFDAQARFEESRKREVKVLGYVKDIKIFEGVFQLVTLDEHIFLAQQKNIQKEAAIRQKKEREEAKANS, encoded by the coding sequence ATGGCAGAAGAAAATATCTATGATGTAAAAGACGAATCGCAAATAATCTTACCAGAAGATGAAAACCCATTAAGAAATGAGATCAAAACCGCTCCACTTACAAAGCTAAATTTTAGCGGAACGGCATTTTTGCTTGAAAAAAACCATGCAAAGACTAGATTTTTTACTACAGATGATATGGTGTGCGACACTGAGGGGCTTATTCATAGTGGATTTATTTTTATGGGCGCAAATCATGCTGCGCTTTTAGCTATTAATGAAGAATTTTGCGTTAGTATCGGTGCTAGGATAAATTTCTTTGGACCGCTCAAGCTTGGTGATGTGGTCGAATTTGACGCACAAGCAAGGTTTGAAGAGAGCAGAAAAAGGGAAGTAAAAGTGCTTGGATATGTTAAAGATATAAAAATTTTTGAAGGAGTATTTCAACTTGTCACACTTGATGAGCATATCTTCTTGGCTCAACAAAAAAATATCCAAAAAGAAGCTGCTATAAGGCAGAAAAAAGAGCGGGAAGAAGCTAAGGCTAATAGCTAA
- the cmoB gene encoding tRNA 5-methoxyuridine(34)/uridine 5-oxyacetic acid(34) synthase CmoB yields the protein MDLSKFNEQQKQIYNRIEKLANFDCELELKDSVNVKFKNLDQAKKDEIYDLALSLKPWRKGPFEIDDIYIDSEWQSFIKFNILTPHLNLAGKSLADVGCNNGYYMFKMLEYAPKSITGFDPSVHTYLQFKFLNKFIRSNITYELLGVENLPEYGAKFDTIFCLGVIYHRSDPIKMLKELKMALNPGGELYLDTMYIDMDGDFALSPKDRYSKISNIYFVPTLSALQNWCERAKFRDFTLLETKATDLNEQRKTQWIDGESLGNFLDPDDSTKTIEGYPAPKRAYVRVKI from the coding sequence GTGGATCTTAGCAAATTTAACGAGCAGCAAAAGCAAATTTATAATAGGATAGAAAAATTAGCAAATTTTGACTGCGAGCTTGAGCTAAAAGATAGTGTAAATGTGAAATTTAAAAATTTAGACCAAGCTAAAAAAGATGAAATTTATGACCTCGCCCTTAGCCTAAAGCCTTGGCGAAAAGGGCCATTTGAAATTGATGATATATATATAGATAGCGAGTGGCAAAGTTTTATTAAATTTAATATCCTCACCCCACACCTAAATTTAGCTGGCAAAAGCTTGGCTGATGTGGGTTGTAATAATGGCTATTATATGTTTAAGATGCTTGAATATGCCCCAAAAAGCATAACCGGCTTTGATCCTAGTGTGCATACATATTTGCAGTTTAAATTTTTAAACAAATTTATCCGCTCAAATATCACTTATGAGCTTCTTGGCGTTGAGAACTTGCCTGAGTATGGAGCTAAATTTGATACGATTTTTTGTCTTGGAGTGATATATCACAGAAGTGATCCTATCAAGATGCTAAAAGAGCTAAAAATGGCTTTGAATCCTGGAGGCGAGCTATATTTAGATACAATGTATATAGATATGGATGGCGACTTTGCGCTGAGTCCGAAAGATAGATACTCAAAAATTTCAAATATCTACTTTGTACCGACACTCTCGGCACTTCAAAACTGGTGCGAGAGAGCTAAGTTTAGGGATTTTACTCTACTTGAAACAAAGGCCACTGATCTAAATGAGCAGCGAAAAACGCAGTGGATAGATGGTGAGAGTCTTGGAAATTTCTTAGATCCAGATGACAGCACAAAAACCATCGAGGGCTACCCAGCGCCAAAAAGAGCATATGTTAGAGTTAAAATTTAA
- a CDS encoding transglutaminase-like domain-containing protein, with amino-acid sequence MQRRDFFKFSSFLGAASLLPSVTLASDEPANPVVRNFDVIFKHQLLEKGKSSRIWLPLPLSTTYQQLTQDYVINTTAKNVYISDTLIPTMYADFEENEPRPILNVQFKIQTTERNTDFSKVNFDPNEKVDPAVLEFLKPTSHIPTDGVVRAKALEIIGNTKGDLERAKAIYTWVANTMQRDNSVLGCGTGDVRAILESGKLVGKCTDINSVFVGLCRSVGIPAREIFGIRVGQSRFSDQMGSAKDGIAKISGGQHCRAEFYLKGYGWIPVDPADVTKVRLGEKLTNDDAKIVAVRDYCFGNWEMCWIGFNYGRDFILKPEPEQTPLNNFGYPYAEVDGNTQNYYSPKEFSYDYVSTELK; translated from the coding sequence ATGCAAAGAAGAGATTTTTTTAAATTCAGTAGTTTTTTAGGCGCAGCAAGTCTGCTTCCAAGTGTCACTCTAGCTAGCGATGAGCCAGCAAATCCAGTTGTTAGAAATTTCGATGTAATTTTCAAACACCAGCTGCTCGAAAAGGGCAAAAGCTCAAGAATTTGGTTGCCACTCCCACTAAGCACCACTTATCAGCAACTAACCCAAGACTACGTCATAAACACAACCGCTAAAAACGTCTATATTTCAGATACGCTAATACCTACAATGTATGCTGATTTTGAAGAAAACGAGCCAAGACCTATCTTAAATGTGCAGTTTAAGATCCAAACAACAGAGCGCAATACCGACTTTAGTAAGGTAAATTTCGATCCAAATGAGAAGGTCGATCCTGCTGTTTTGGAATTTTTAAAACCAACTTCACACATCCCAACTGACGGCGTCGTAAGAGCAAAAGCGCTAGAGATTATCGGCAATACTAAAGGCGATTTGGAGCGTGCAAAGGCTATTTATACTTGGGTTGCAAACACTATGCAGCGTGATAATAGCGTCCTTGGATGTGGCACGGGCGATGTTAGAGCGATCCTGGAAAGTGGCAAGCTAGTTGGTAAATGCACCGACATAAACTCAGTTTTTGTGGGACTTTGCAGATCAGTTGGCATCCCTGCAAGAGAAATTTTTGGCATTAGAGTTGGTCAGTCTAGATTTTCAGACCAAATGGGCAGCGCAAAAGACGGCATAGCTAAAATTTCAGGCGGACAGCACTGCAGGGCTGAGTTTTACTTAAAAGGATATGGTTGGATACCAGTTGATCCAGCAGACGTTACAAAGGTAAGACTTGGCGAGAAATTAACAAACGATGACGCTAAGATCGTAGCTGTTAGGGATTATTGCTTTGGCAACTGGGAGATGTGCTGGATAGGCTTTAACTACGGACGTGACTTTATCTTAAAACCAGAGCCTGAGCAAACTCCGCTAAATAACTTTGGTTACCCATACGCTGAAGTTGATGGCAACACACAAAACTACTATTCGCCAAAAGAATTTAGCTACGACTACGTTTCGACAGAGCTAAAATGA
- a CDS encoding aryl sulfotransferase produces the protein MRAFWLILTSIGSAIGATLCCLPALLFLLFGTSFSFLSWTQNLYEYRAPLSVIAVICFVISGVALFYKPKSCDLSYKKKKWILIYILFGVILLLLLTYPELLGEIYA, from the coding sequence ATGAGAGCCTTTTGGCTTATACTCACATCCATAGGTAGTGCTATAGGTGCTACCTTATGCTGCTTGCCAGCACTTCTTTTTTTGCTTTTTGGCACATCTTTTTCTTTTTTATCTTGGACACAAAATTTATACGAGTACCGTGCCCCTTTAAGCGTTATAGCCGTCATTTGCTTTGTGATTTCAGGTGTAGCTTTATTTTACAAGCCAAAAAGCTGCGACCTAAGCTATAAAAAGAAAAAATGGATACTTATATATATTCTTTTTGGGGTAATTTTGCTTTTACTCCTTACATATCCAGAGCTTTTAGGAGAAATTTATGCGTAA
- a CDS encoding heavy-metal-associated domain-containing protein has product MRKILVLTLLALSCYADKKIEISVPSMHCPLCTAIVRKAALSVEGVKKADVSLKERKAVVVADDNVDEKELLKAVDATGYKGEIK; this is encoded by the coding sequence ATGCGTAAAATTTTAGTTTTAACCCTTCTTGCACTTAGTTGCTACGCTGATAAAAAGATAGAAATTTCAGTACCTAGCATGCACTGTCCGCTTTGCACAGCGATAGTAAGAAAGGCCGCACTTAGCGTTGAGGGCGTCAAAAAGGCAGATGTTTCGCTAAAAGAGCGAAAAGCTGTCGTTGTAGCAGATGATAATGTCGATGAAAAAGAGCTTTTAAAGGCGGTCGATGCGACTGGCTATAAGGGCGAGATAAAATAA
- a CDS encoding M28 family peptidase: protein MSKSEILTKFETLAAIPHCSYDTDKMRDFLASYAKDKGCEVVVDSFGNVHAYKGKPKICLQSHYDMVCMGDAPKIEIVYGDDGYMRAKNSSLGADNGIGVAIMMQMISEFDDIECLFTNNEEVGMIGAAGFSGDLKANKLLNLDSEEDDRVTIGCAGGVNLFATIALNSKKTKESTLYEVKVSGLPGGHSGNEIHKNIPNAIKVLAAFVTKNGCKLVKFEGGERSNSIPSSATALVLSDKELKSECENLSVKKLGTGEEILENGEKILALINSFSQGVRAYNCELGIPQDSVNLSLAKIKDDGVLEVEFFARSMSKDGLNRMEFEISELAKALDFSVIAKDRNPAWKPINDKFANDILEELKIYKPNARITAVHAGLECGVLLEKKAGLSACSIGPNIHSPHSTRECCEIESALFIEKVVRGIVKKYNS from the coding sequence ATGTCAAAGAGCGAAATTCTAACGAAATTTGAGACACTTGCAGCGATACCGCACTGCAGTTACGATACTGATAAGATGCGTGATTTTTTAGCTAGTTATGCAAAAGATAAGGGCTGTGAGGTCGTGGTCGATAGCTTTGGCAACGTTCATGCATATAAGGGCAAGCCAAAAATTTGCTTGCAAAGCCACTACGATATGGTCTGCATGGGCGATGCGCCAAAGATCGAGATCGTTTATGGCGATGATGGCTACATGAGGGCTAAAAACTCATCTTTGGGTGCTGATAACGGCATAGGCGTAGCTATAATGATGCAGATGATAAGCGAATTTGATGATATAGAGTGCCTATTTACAAATAACGAAGAAGTTGGCATGATCGGAGCTGCTGGCTTTAGCGGTGATCTAAAAGCCAATAAGCTTTTAAATTTAGACAGCGAAGAAGACGATAGAGTCACTATTGGCTGTGCTGGCGGTGTAAATTTATTTGCTACTATCGCACTAAATAGTAAAAAAACAAAGGAGAGCACGCTTTATGAAGTAAAAGTAAGCGGTCTACCTGGCGGACACTCTGGCAACGAGATACATAAAAATATCCCAAATGCGATCAAGGTTTTGGCGGCATTTGTAACAAAAAATGGCTGCAAGCTTGTTAAATTTGAAGGTGGCGAACGAAGCAACTCTATCCCAAGTAGCGCAACTGCGCTTGTGCTAAGCGATAAAGAGCTAAAGAGCGAGTGTGAAAATTTAAGCGTGAAAAAGCTTGGCACGGGTGAAGAAATTTTAGAAAATGGCGAGAAAATTTTAGCTTTAATTAACTCATTTTCACAAGGCGTAAGAGCCTATAACTGCGAGCTAGGCATACCGCAAGATAGCGTAAACCTCTCACTTGCAAAGATCAAAGATGATGGCGTGCTTGAAGTGGAGTTTTTTGCAAGGTCAATGAGCAAAGATGGACTAAATAGGATGGAATTTGAAATTTCTGAGCTTGCAAAAGCGCTTGACTTTAGCGTCATTGCAAAAGATAGGAATCCTGCTTGGAAGCCTATAAATGATAAATTTGCAAACGATATCTTAGAAGAGCTAAAAATTTATAAGCCAAATGCAAGGATAACAGCTGTGCATGCTGGACTTGAATGCGGCGTGCTTTTGGAGAAAAAAGCGGGTCTTAGCGCTTGCTCAATAGGACCAAATATCCACTCACCTCACTCAACAAGAGAGTGCTGTGAGATTGAATCTGCGCTTTTTATAGAAAAAGTCGTTCGCGGTATCGTTAAAAAATATAACTCATAA
- a CDS encoding dihydroorotase, producing the protein MKIAIINGTIVNSDEKFKANILIENGKIAKIGSEKFEADKVIDATNKLVMPGLIDMHVHFRDPGQEYKDDIISGSQAAVAGGVTTCLCMANTNPVNDNASITRAMIEKAKNCGLIDLLPIAAISKGLGGNEIVEMGDLIEAGAVAFSDDGLPVTSSSVMRAALEYSSMFGSFCISHSEDCSLCRQGVMHEGKVSAILGLRGMAREKEEIAVSRDMLLAKLTKAHIHIAHVSSEYSLKIIEMGKKEGINITCEATPHHFSFSDDEILKNAYDTNFKMSPPLREISDVKAVREALKSGLIDVIATDHAPHHTDEKIVEFDKAPFGIIGLQTLVPLTLKLVNEGIISLERMVELTSTNAARMLNLKDKGRLAVGMLADIAVIDPEIEYVYDEKINRSKSINSPLFGKKLKGAATTTIKSGKIVYEFEK; encoded by the coding sequence ATGAAAATAGCAATAATTAACGGCACTATCGTAAATAGCGACGAGAAATTTAAGGCAAATATCCTAATAGAAAACGGCAAAATAGCCAAAATCGGAAGTGAGAAATTTGAGGCTGATAAGGTCATCGACGCTACAAACAAGCTAGTCATGCCAGGACTTATCGATATGCACGTGCACTTTCGCGATCCTGGTCAAGAGTACAAAGACGACATCATCTCAGGCTCGCAGGCAGCCGTAGCTGGAGGAGTGACCACCTGCCTTTGCATGGCTAACACAAACCCAGTAAATGACAACGCCTCAATCACAAGGGCAATGATAGAAAAGGCTAAAAACTGCGGACTGATCGATCTTTTGCCAATAGCAGCCATCAGCAAAGGACTTGGTGGCAATGAGATCGTTGAAATGGGCGATCTTATAGAAGCTGGCGCAGTTGCATTTAGTGATGATGGCCTACCAGTGACTAGCTCAAGCGTGATGAGAGCAGCACTTGAGTATTCAAGTATGTTTGGTAGCTTTTGTATAAGTCACTCAGAGGATTGCTCGCTTTGCAGGCAGGGCGTCATGCACGAGGGCAAGGTCTCGGCGATCCTTGGGCTTCGTGGCATGGCAAGGGAGAAAGAGGAGATCGCAGTGAGCCGTGACATGCTACTAGCAAAGCTTACTAAAGCACACATCCATATCGCTCATGTAAGCTCTGAGTACTCGCTAAAGATCATCGAAATGGGCAAAAAAGAGGGCATAAACATCACTTGTGAGGCAACACCTCACCACTTTAGCTTTAGCGACGATGAAATTTTGAAAAATGCCTATGATACAAATTTCAAAATGTCACCGCCACTTCGTGAGATAAGCGACGTAAAAGCGGTGAGAGAGGCGCTAAAAAGCGGCCTTATAGACGTTATCGCCACCGACCATGCGCCACACCACACAGATGAAAAGATAGTGGAATTTGACAAGGCACCATTTGGTATCATCGGACTTCAAACCCTTGTGCCACTTACGCTAAAGCTCGTAAATGAGGGCATTATAAGCCTAGAGCGCATGGTGGAGCTAACCTCGACAAATGCGGCTAGGATGCTAAATTTAAAAGATAAAGGCAGGCTGGCAGTTGGCATGCTAGCTGATATAGCAGTGATAGATCCTGAGATCGAGTATGTTTATGACGAAAAGATAAACCGCTCAAAATCAATAAACTCTCCACTCTTTGGTAAAAAGCTAAAAGGTGCGGCGACTACTACTATAAAAAGTGGCAAGATCGTTTATGAGTTTGAAAAATAA
- a CDS encoding aspartate carbamoyltransferase catalytic subunit — MGYKHKDLIGTRELSKEEILYFLEAAKEFKELNLSQVKKNDYLRGKTTINAFYENSTRTRTSFEIAAKRLGADTINFSSSSSSVTKGESLNDTMNNMAAMRSDIIVLRHPSSGAAKFAADRTEASVVNAGDGTNEHPSQALLDLFTLREHGKILDKNLNVAIIGDIARSRVARSDIWAMKKFGINLKLFAPRMMMPKDAEVFESQICKNMEEACEGSDVIIMLRIQLERGGADVAFPSSREYSKFFGLNKNRIKLAKPDAIVLHPGPINRGVELNSDVADGTHSVILNQVENGVAIRMAILNTLAKNRG, encoded by the coding sequence ATGGGCTACAAACATAAAGATTTGATAGGAACTAGAGAGCTTAGCAAAGAAGAAATTTTATATTTTTTAGAGGCGGCGAAAGAGTTTAAGGAGCTAAATTTAAGCCAAGTGAAAAAAAATGACTATCTTCGTGGAAAGACCACGATCAACGCATTTTATGAAAACTCGACAAGAACGAGGACATCCTTTGAGATCGCAGCAAAGAGGCTTGGAGCTGATACGATAAATTTCAGCTCATCAAGCTCAAGCGTGACAAAAGGCGAGAGCCTAAATGACACGATGAATAACATGGCTGCTATGAGAAGTGACATCATCGTGCTTCGTCACCCAAGCTCTGGAGCAGCAAAATTTGCAGCTGATAGAACAGAGGCTAGCGTCGTAAATGCAGGAGACGGCACAAATGAGCACCCAAGCCAAGCCTTACTTGATCTTTTTACGTTAAGAGAGCATGGCAAAATTTTGGATAAAAACCTAAACGTGGCGATCATCGGCGATATCGCTAGAAGCCGCGTGGCAAGGTCTGACATCTGGGCGATGAAGAAATTTGGCATAAATTTAAAGCTCTTTGCGCCAAGGATGATGATGCCAAAAGATGCTGAGGTCTTTGAGTCTCAAATTTGCAAAAATATGGAAGAAGCCTGCGAGGGCAGTGATGTCATCATCATGCTTCGCATCCAGCTAGAGCGCGGCGGTGCAGACGTGGCATTTCCGAGCTCGAGGGAGTACTCAAAATTCTTTGGACTAAATAAAAATAGGATAAAGCTAGCAAAACCCGACGCGATCGTACTGCATCCAGGACCGATAAATAGGGGTGTAGAGCTAAACTCTGACGTGGCTGATGGCACGCACTCAGTCATACTAAATCAAGTTGAAAACGGCGTTGCTATAAGAATGGCGATACTAAATACGCTTGCAAAAAATAGGGGCTAA
- a CDS encoding tetratricopeptide repeat protein — protein sequence MKKILVLVAAVFALNAMANENLDKANELYAKKNFNEAYLYFNKACGEGEKKACTMNAIMLFNGDGVAKDRVQAEKIFTKMCDENEGMACEKLGEMIAYGLVKDKDANEAKNEEKAKALFKKACDNGYQPACDFVTK from the coding sequence ATGAAGAAAATTTTAGTTTTAGTGGCAGCGGTTTTTGCGTTAAATGCTATGGCAAATGAAAATTTAGACAAAGCAAACGAGCTTTATGCAAAGAAAAATTTTAATGAAGCTTATCTTTATTTTAATAAGGCTTGTGGAGAGGGCGAGAAAAAAGCTTGCACAATGAATGCAATCATGCTATTTAACGGCGACGGCGTGGCAAAAGATAGAGTCCAGGCTGAGAAAATTTTTACAAAAATGTGTGACGAAAATGAGGGCATGGCTTGCGAAAAACTAGGTGAAATGATCGCTTATGGCCTTGTAAAAGATAAAGACGCAAACGAAGCAAAGAACGAAGAAAAAGCAAAGGCTTTATTTAAAAAAGCTTGTGATAACGGCTACCAACCAGCTTGCGACTTTGTGACAAAATAA
- a CDS encoding DHH family phosphoesterase, with translation MKIYHLSHTDLDGYGAQYITNFYFKDVKFLNSNYGREIDDKFAQILAEIDASNDDKNIILITDLNLSLAQCESFEDMIRGKNIKLFLLDHHQSGAECASAYPWYFLDSSRCATKITYDFFAGIFGKNKELEIFSDVVNAVDIWLKDDKNFEMGKVCLGLVANAKEINKVMFEAENNLYMDHILKEASKFFNEKNDYIGLDMQVHAIKKSFFKEDKDDTLSNLISNYVVKKLSENKEKFSINYKDHKGILTYNIGNVSVIGNDFLVANPEFDFFIDVTNKKTLSFRANGKLDVSAMAKHLVGGGGHVNASGGLFANFKDGFSYEPIKAQIADIITKKTQEEI, from the coding sequence ATGAAAATTTATCACCTCTCACACACTGATCTTGACGGATACGGCGCGCAATACATAACAAATTTTTACTTCAAAGATGTGAAATTTCTAAACTCAAACTACGGCAGGGAGATAGATGATAAATTTGCTCAAATTTTAGCTGAGATAGATGCTTCAAATGATGATAAAAACATCATCTTGATCACTGATCTAAATTTAAGCCTAGCTCAGTGTGAGAGCTTTGAAGATATGATAAGGGGTAAAAATATAAAGCTATTTTTGCTAGATCATCACCAAAGCGGTGCAGAGTGTGCGAGTGCCTATCCATGGTATTTTTTAGATAGCTCAAGGTGCGCTACAAAGATCACTTATGATTTTTTTGCAGGAATTTTTGGCAAAAACAAAGAGCTTGAAATTTTTAGTGACGTCGTAAATGCCGTAGATATCTGGCTAAAAGATGATAAAAATTTTGAGATGGGAAAGGTCTGCTTGGGGCTTGTGGCAAATGCTAAAGAGATAAATAAAGTGATGTTTGAAGCTGAAAACAACCTCTATATGGATCACATCCTAAAAGAAGCAAGCAAATTTTTTAACGAAAAAAACGACTATATCGGCCTTGATATGCAGGTGCATGCTATTAAGAAGTCATTTTTCAAAGAGGATAAAGACGACACGCTAAGCAATCTAATCTCAAACTACGTCGTAAAAAAACTTAGTGAAAATAAAGAGAAATTTAGCATAAACTATAAAGATCATAAAGGAATTTTAACCTACAATATTGGCAATGTTTCGGTTATCGGCAACGACTTTTTGGTGGCAAATCCTGAATTTGACTTCTTTATCGATGTGACAAATAAAAAAACACTAAGCTTTCGCGCAAATGGCAAGCTTGACGTTAGCGCCATGGCAAAGCACCTAGTTGGCGGAGGCGGCCACGTGAACGCTAGTGGTGGGCTATTCGCAAATTTCAAAGATGGCTTTAGCTACGAGCCAATTAAAGCACAGATAGCAGATATAATAACCAAAAAAACACAGGAGGAAATATGA